The following are encoded together in the Robertmurraya sp. FSL R5-0851 genome:
- a CDS encoding putrescine aminotransferase: protein MSTNIERKQEEVKEKNVHQYIKQVLEMIEKEEITEAEANWISKETIQHFRDHVNPGFLDYRKTVTEGGLSAAVEWSDKDSCFKDVNGKEYIDCLGGFGIYNVGHRNEKVVKAVSDQLKRQALHSQDLLDPLRAMLAKILADITPGDLKYSFFTNSGTESVEAALKLAKMYSDRTTFISTTRAFHGKSLGALSGTAKGVFRKPFLPLIPGFRHVPFGDMDMMRKTFETCALVGEDVAAVLLEPIQGEGGIILPPEGYLQQVRELCDQYDALLIFDEVQTGMGRTGKMFASDLYQVVPDILCLAKAFGGGVMPAGAIVAKEKVFKSWFDNPFMHTTTFGGNPLACAAAIATIDVLLEENLPARAAEVGEYFLHGLIEAAEGHEDLVMEIRGQGLMIGIEFERDEIGWEVSKGMFERGILVAGTLVNSKTIRIEPPLTIKYDEVNTVIQTFKEVLQTIR, encoded by the coding sequence ATGAGTACAAATATTGAGAGGAAACAAGAGGAAGTAAAGGAAAAGAATGTACATCAGTACATTAAACAGGTGTTAGAAATGATAGAAAAAGAGGAGATCACAGAGGCGGAGGCCAACTGGATTTCAAAGGAAACGATTCAGCATTTTCGTGACCATGTGAATCCAGGCTTCCTTGATTACCGAAAAACCGTTACGGAGGGAGGACTATCGGCAGCGGTTGAATGGTCAGATAAAGATTCATGTTTTAAGGATGTAAATGGCAAGGAATACATTGACTGTCTTGGTGGCTTTGGTATTTACAATGTCGGTCATCGTAATGAAAAAGTCGTGAAGGCGGTTAGCGATCAATTAAAGCGTCAAGCTCTTCACAGCCAAGACTTATTAGATCCACTACGTGCGATGTTAGCAAAAATTTTAGCAGATATTACTCCAGGAGATTTAAAATATTCTTTCTTTACCAATAGTGGAACGGAAAGTGTGGAGGCAGCATTAAAACTAGCCAAAATGTATAGTGACAGAACGACCTTTATTTCAACTACTCGTGCTTTCCATGGGAAAAGTCTCGGGGCGCTTTCAGGTACAGCAAAAGGAGTGTTCCGTAAACCATTCTTACCTTTGATACCAGGCTTCCGCCATGTACCGTTTGGTGACATGGATATGATGAGAAAAACATTTGAAACCTGTGCACTTGTTGGAGAAGATGTTGCTGCGGTATTGTTAGAGCCAATTCAAGGGGAAGGTGGAATTATTCTACCACCTGAAGGTTACCTTCAACAGGTTCGTGAGCTATGCGACCAATATGATGCATTACTAATATTCGATGAAGTACAGACGGGCATGGGGCGTACAGGTAAAATGTTCGCATCGGACTTGTATCAAGTCGTTCCTGATATTCTTTGTCTAGCGAAAGCCTTTGGTGGTGGTGTGATGCCAGCAGGTGCCATCGTTGCAAAAGAAAAGGTGTTTAAAAGCTGGTTTGATAATCCGTTCATGCATACAACAACATTTGGTGGAAACCCACTTGCCTGTGCGGCTGCCATTGCAACGATTGACGTTCTGTTAGAAGAGAACTTACCAGCTCGTGCTGCAGAGGTTGGAGAATATTTCTTGCATGGATTAATAGAAGCTGCCGAAGGTCATGAAGATCTTGTAATGGAAATTCGAGGCCAAGGTTTGATGATCGGAATTGAATTTGAACGTGATGAAATTGGATGGGAAGTCTCGAAAGGAATGTTTGAACGAGGAATTCTTGTTGCAGGAACTCTAGTAAACTCGAAAACGATTCGAATTGAGCCTCCACTTACGATTAAATATGACGAAGTAAATACAGTTATACAAACCTTTAAAGAAGTACTACAAACCATTCGTTAA
- a CDS encoding aldehyde dehydrogenase family protein translates to MHALRMYINGEWRESQNKETRDIYNPATGEVIAQAAEGTIEDVKEAIQIAKSTFESGIWSQTPPAERAAYLFKIAEKMEERAEELAELETLDNGKPLREASFDVADAAACFRYYAGLITKPNGETYPVSDPVQGIVVREPVGVCGLIVPWNYPLLLSVWKLAPALAAGNSVVYKPSEVTPITPTRLFEIFEEVGLPKGVANMVMGSGVVVGNAIAESEDVDLVSFTGGTKTGKQIMKVAANSLKKLSLELGGKSPNIVFADADFETAVDYALFGIYAGAGQICAAGSRILVEEEIYEKFVSRFVERANQIKVGPGNDQEVEMGPLVSKEHLERVLSYIEIGKNEGARLVCGGKRIEKEGLQDGYFVEPTVFVDANLSMRIVQEEIFGPVVVIEKFKDEKEAIALANGTQYGLAGAVFTKDGAKALRVVKQLRAGITWINTFHNTYNEAPWGGYKKSGFGRALGKYGLETFQEIKQININLQVEPIGWFSK, encoded by the coding sequence ATGCATGCATTAAGGATGTATATCAATGGCGAATGGAGAGAATCACAAAATAAAGAAACACGTGACATTTATAATCCAGCAACGGGTGAAGTGATTGCACAAGCAGCGGAAGGAACAATCGAGGATGTAAAAGAAGCCATTCAGATCGCAAAGTCCACCTTTGAAAGTGGAATATGGTCACAAACTCCTCCAGCTGAACGAGCAGCTTACTTATTTAAAATTGCAGAAAAAATGGAGGAGCGAGCAGAGGAGTTAGCCGAACTAGAAACATTAGACAATGGAAAACCATTAAGGGAAGCTAGCTTTGATGTGGCGGATGCCGCTGCATGCTTCCGTTATTATGCGGGTTTAATTACAAAGCCTAATGGTGAGACCTACCCCGTCTCCGATCCGGTGCAAGGGATCGTTGTCCGTGAGCCAGTTGGTGTTTGTGGGTTAATCGTTCCGTGGAATTATCCTTTATTATTAAGTGTTTGGAAACTAGCGCCAGCACTTGCCGCAGGAAATTCGGTGGTTTATAAACCGTCCGAAGTGACTCCAATAACTCCAACAAGATTATTTGAAATTTTTGAAGAAGTAGGTTTGCCAAAAGGTGTTGCCAATATGGTGATGGGATCTGGTGTGGTTGTTGGAAATGCAATTGCAGAGAGCGAGGACGTTGACCTTGTTTCTTTTACAGGTGGTACAAAGACAGGGAAACAAATTATGAAGGTAGCAGCAAACAGCCTTAAGAAATTATCTTTGGAGCTTGGAGGGAAATCACCCAATATTGTGTTTGCTGATGCTGACTTTGAAACAGCGGTCGATTACGCATTATTTGGTATCTACGCAGGGGCAGGACAAATTTGTGCAGCAGGTTCTCGTATTTTAGTAGAAGAAGAGATTTACGAGAAATTTGTTTCTCGCTTTGTTGAACGTGCGAATCAAATCAAGGTGGGACCAGGAAATGATCAAGAAGTAGAAATGGGTCCTTTAGTAAGCAAAGAGCATTTGGAAAGAGTTTTATCCTATATAGAGATTGGAAAGAACGAAGGAGCTCGATTGGTTTGTGGGGGCAAGCGAATCGAAAAAGAGGGTTTACAGGACGGGTACTTTGTAGAGCCCACTGTCTTTGTTGATGCAAACTTAAGTATGAGAATTGTTCAGGAAGAAATCTTTGGTCCAGTCGTTGTAATTGAAAAATTCAAAGATGAGAAGGAAGCCATTGCGTTAGCGAATGGAACCCAATATGGATTAGCTGGAGCTGTTTTTACGAAAGATGGAGCAAAGGCACTTCGTGTTGTAAAACAATTAAGAGCAGGAATTACCTGGATTAATACCTTCCATAATACGTACAACGAGGCGCCTTGGGGCGGATATAAGAAAAGTGGGTTTGGTCGAGCACTTGGAAAGTATGGTCTAGAAACATTCCAAGAGATTAAGCAGATTAATATAAATTTACAAGTCGAACCAATCGGTTGGTTTTCAAAATAA
- a CDS encoding sigma 54-interacting transcriptional regulator — protein sequence MFTLEKDKIRPIISIDLNDDEEQWEACLKQHNEPILFLKKDEEIISYIQMKDIPLSETSSLSNIFQAKAVPMTNVSKLNNTISVPVLFQIIGEPFALVIDDQGKPSGYVKREDVLALLFKQEPHGSVDLLKVILTSIPMGIFVVDREKKIINFNESGLRMTKLTSEDVSGKPADSIFHGEHIHQVFAAGQTILNQIQITDTMGVLVDYSPIFDFHNEVEGIIIIVQDLPMVEDMAMEIEHIKNLNKDLNAILSTIYDEILVVNHKGELLRYSETFLSDFWGVELKELTGKNLLELEGEGLFTPSVTRLVLEQKKKVSIVQETKRNKRILAVGNPIFDENGNIDRIIIASRDITETTKLKSELREVKKQSDQYKQELERIKNKDRFFNRLIYCSPNMEQIMEHVTKISHFSSTVLITGESGVGKELIAQAIHQSGSRANQPFLKLNCGAIPENLLESELFGYSKGSFTGADKNGKEGYFQKADQGILFLDEIGEMPVSLQVKLLRVLQEQEVVPIGSTTPIPINVQIVAATNKKLEKMVQEGTFREDLYYRLNVIPIHVPPLRERTKDIPLLAYHFLQRLNEKYNKNYHFTPDALNLLEVYSWPGNIRELQNMIERLAVSADHPALDADFVNQFLSFTSNFNKEKPVFTNVMPLQEAQDYIEEQLVMLAMKQYKTTTKAAKALGISQSSVSRKYQKIMNDRQAKYGEVSF from the coding sequence TTGTTTACTTTAGAAAAAGATAAGATAAGACCCATCATCTCCATTGATTTAAATGACGATGAAGAACAATGGGAAGCATGTCTTAAACAGCATAATGAGCCCATTCTTTTTCTTAAAAAGGATGAGGAGATCATCTCCTATATTCAAATGAAAGATATTCCTCTTAGCGAAACTAGCAGTCTATCAAACATTTTTCAAGCAAAAGCAGTTCCCATGACCAACGTGTCCAAGTTAAATAACACGATTTCTGTTCCTGTTCTTTTTCAAATTATCGGCGAACCGTTTGCCCTTGTGATTGATGATCAAGGGAAGCCATCAGGTTATGTCAAACGGGAGGATGTTCTTGCACTATTATTCAAGCAAGAGCCGCATGGAAGTGTCGATTTACTAAAGGTGATATTAACCTCTATTCCAATGGGAATATTCGTTGTTGATCGAGAAAAGAAGATAATAAACTTTAATGAGTCAGGCCTGCGGATGACGAAGCTAACTTCAGAGGATGTTTCCGGAAAACCAGCTGACTCCATTTTCCACGGGGAGCATATTCACCAAGTATTTGCAGCAGGTCAAACGATATTAAATCAAATTCAGATCACTGATACCATGGGTGTTCTAGTGGATTATAGTCCGATTTTCGATTTTCATAATGAAGTAGAAGGAATTATTATTATCGTTCAAGATTTGCCGATGGTTGAGGATATGGCCATGGAAATTGAACATATCAAAAATTTGAATAAAGATTTAAATGCCATTTTATCAACGATTTATGACGAAATTTTAGTAGTAAACCATAAAGGGGAGCTGCTTCGATATAGTGAGACGTTTCTTTCCGATTTTTGGGGAGTGGAGTTAAAGGAGTTAACTGGGAAGAATCTTCTGGAGCTTGAAGGGGAAGGTCTATTCACACCGTCTGTTACCCGGTTAGTGTTGGAACAGAAGAAAAAGGTATCAATCGTTCAGGAAACAAAGAGAAATAAGCGAATTTTAGCGGTAGGTAACCCGATATTTGATGAAAATGGCAATATTGATCGTATCATTATTGCTTCAAGGGATATTACAGAGACAACAAAGTTAAAATCTGAATTACGAGAAGTGAAAAAGCAATCGGACCAATATAAGCAGGAGCTTGAAAGGATTAAAAATAAAGATCGCTTCTTTAACCGACTCATTTACTGTAGTCCCAATATGGAACAAATTATGGAGCATGTGACGAAGATTTCTCATTTTTCCTCTACGGTTCTCATTACGGGAGAATCAGGTGTAGGAAAGGAATTGATTGCGCAAGCCATTCATCAAAGTGGAAGCCGCGCAAACCAACCGTTTCTAAAGCTTAATTGTGGGGCAATTCCTGAGAATCTATTAGAAAGCGAGTTGTTTGGGTACAGCAAAGGGTCGTTTACTGGTGCTGATAAAAATGGGAAAGAGGGTTATTTTCAAAAAGCTGACCAAGGTATTTTATTTTTAGATGAAATTGGCGAAATGCCCGTTAGCCTTCAAGTAAAATTGTTACGTGTTCTTCAGGAACAAGAAGTCGTTCCAATTGGAAGTACAACTCCGATACCGATCAATGTACAAATTGTTGCAGCAACAAACAAAAAGCTAGAAAAAATGGTTCAAGAAGGAACCTTTCGTGAGGACTTATATTATCGTTTGAATGTCATTCCTATTCATGTCCCGCCTTTACGCGAACGTACAAAAGATATACCACTGTTAGCGTATCATTTTCTTCAAAGGCTGAATGAAAAATACAATAAAAACTATCATTTTACACCAGACGCATTGAATTTACTTGAAGTATACTCATGGCCAGGAAATATTCGAGAGCTTCAAAATATGATTGAACGATTAGCGGTGTCGGCTGATCATCCAGCTCTAGATGCTGATTTTGTGAATCAATTTTTATCCTTTACTAGTAATTTTAATAAAGAGAAACCAGTTTTCACGAATGTCATGCCGCTTCAGGAAGCACAAGACTATATTGAGGAGCAATTAGTAATGTTAGCGATGAAGCAATATAAAACCACCACAAAAGCAGCAAAAGCACTCGGCATCAGCCAGTCCTCCGTTAGTAGAAAGTATCAAAAAATCATGAATGATAGACAAGCCAAATATGGAGAAGTCTCCTTTTAA
- a CDS encoding SAV0927 family protein, which translates to MVEVLLEERETQPIHYYCLSIGSHRYDFTIIYSHQFFDKAMVVSMQAGKWALMCQEDIDNEEHWAERLAIVDVDIEDCKTFFKMVLNHKSVSDQY; encoded by the coding sequence ATGGTTGAGGTGTTATTAGAAGAAAGAGAAACGCAACCCATCCATTATTATTGCTTATCGATTGGATCGCACCGCTATGATTTTACGATTATTTATTCACATCAGTTTTTTGATAAAGCAATGGTTGTTTCTATGCAAGCGGGGAAGTGGGCGTTAATGTGCCAAGAGGATATTGACAATGAAGAGCATTGGGCTGAAAGATTAGCAATTGTTGATGTAGATATCGAGGATTGTAAGACTTTTTTTAAGATGGTGCTTAACCATAAAAGTGTATCTGATCAATATTAA
- a CDS encoding Glu/Leu/Phe/Val family dehydrogenase, producing the protein MADSIVESKNQMVERKEGIQDNPLIEFHSILKEAIDILNYPDEVFELLKEPLRFLEVKIPVRMDDHTTKIFRGFRAQHNDATGPTKGGIRFHTDVTPEEVKALAGWMSMKCGITGLPYGGAKGGIVCDPRTMSLQELERLSRGYVRAISQIVGPTKDIPAPDVYTNSQIMAWMLDEYNFIREFDNPGFITGKPVALGGSKGRETATSKGLLYTLQKVLEVKNLPIKDLKIIIQGFGNVGSHLALYLYELGAKIVGISDVLGGIYDEKGLDIPYLMDSRDSFGVVTNLFKKTISNQELLEKECDVLVPAALGGQITKRNAEKIKCQIVLEAANGPTTKEAINILEEKEILVVPDILANSGGVIVSYFEWCQNNQGYYWSEREVDEKLKEKMETSFEQILHVSKKYRTNLKVAAYIVGIQALAETSQLRGWIKI; encoded by the coding sequence ATGGCTGACTCAATCGTGGAGTCGAAAAATCAAATGGTAGAAAGAAAGGAAGGAATTCAAGACAATCCCTTGATAGAATTTCATTCGATCTTAAAAGAAGCGATAGATATTCTAAACTATCCTGACGAAGTGTTTGAGCTTTTAAAAGAACCATTGCGTTTTCTTGAGGTGAAAATCCCTGTTCGCATGGATGATCACACGACCAAGATTTTTCGAGGATTTCGTGCTCAGCATAATGATGCGACAGGTCCTACAAAAGGTGGCATTCGATTTCATACAGACGTTACACCAGAAGAGGTGAAAGCCTTAGCTGGTTGGATGAGCATGAAATGTGGAATTACAGGTCTTCCTTATGGAGGGGCAAAAGGGGGAATTGTGTGTGATCCTCGAACAATGAGCTTACAAGAGCTGGAACGGTTAAGCCGGGGCTATGTGAGAGCGATCAGCCAAATCGTCGGACCAACAAAGGATATTCCAGCGCCCGACGTATACACGAACTCACAGATTATGGCTTGGATGCTTGATGAATACAACTTTATTCGGGAGTTTGATAATCCAGGATTTATTACCGGAAAGCCTGTTGCTTTAGGAGGATCAAAAGGACGCGAAACGGCTACATCAAAAGGATTACTATATACACTTCAAAAGGTGTTAGAAGTAAAGAACCTTCCCATAAAAGATTTAAAAATTATCATTCAAGGCTTTGGGAATGTAGGAAGTCATTTGGCATTGTACTTGTATGAGTTAGGAGCGAAGATCGTCGGGATCTCTGATGTGCTAGGTGGCATCTATGATGAAAAGGGCTTAGACATCCCGTATTTAATGGATAGTCGTGATTCCTTTGGAGTAGTAACGAATTTATTTAAGAAAACAATCTCAAATCAAGAATTATTAGAAAAAGAGTGTGACGTCCTTGTTCCGGCAGCCCTTGGTGGTCAGATTACGAAACGTAATGCTGAAAAGATAAAATGTCAAATTGTACTTGAAGCAGCGAATGGACCGACCACCAAGGAAGCGATAAACATACTTGAGGAAAAGGAGATCCTTGTGGTGCCAGACATATTAGCAAATTCAGGAGGAGTGATTGTCTCTTATTTTGAATGGTGCCAAAACAATCAAGGATATTATTGGTCGGAGCGAGAGGTCGATGAAAAACTAAAAGAAAAAATGGAAACCAGCTTTGAGCAAATCCTCCATGTGAGTAAAAAGTATCGTACAAACTTAAAGGTAGCTGCTTATATCGTGGGAATCCAGGCTTTAGCAGAAACGTCACAGCTTCGTGGCTGGATCAAAATATGA
- a CDS encoding bifunctional diguanylate cyclase/phosphodiesterase encodes MFTVPDSIFILESEYNFSLVILSIIIACSASYTALSLNERIQQNSFFHRFIWIGLASVAMGFGIWSMHFIGMGAINLPFDMQYDPFVTLLSICPALIASLLAFYIANRQKKSIFAFIISGVVMGLGISTMHYMGMAAMKMEVHHAYRPGIFTGSIVIAMTVSFVALYIFSSLQRLMDRRLIKIVTSLIMGLAISSMYYTGMASVVFYVDANTVISTNHSHENHTWILVLAVTIGTSVLLILSSLSGALDRYVDYRMNFFDPLTKLPNRRQFERTIHQLLHANTVAVLHIHDLEKWNIGYGYKFGDRILTEVSQLLLQLNSTSLEVYRVEGNRFAFICKEESNERLKLTLERVSSILKVPLQFDDHTVLVNTVCAIAVKENNETASQLYANAVAVLHHPSIEYNNQIVEYDPKIHTYNFEQRLLSDIDLAMEKDHLYLVYQPKINASSQEISGVEALIRWNHPVHGFLSPGLFIPALEKSGKMFNVTDWVIDKVCQQLDQWNKDGHPVLHVAVNIPGTYITSARLLKTLNHCVDKYDILAKNIELEITETSVVSDIKNAIRAVGDIRKQGFSVALDDFGTGVSSLSYLKRLPISTLKIDKSFVDGVPESKKESAIITAIVSLCHSLDIETVVEGVENVKQFNYLTSLPKSPTIQGFYFAKPMKQEELISWMKQFHSQCNEVTPSF; translated from the coding sequence ATGTTTACCGTACCAGACTCCATTTTCATTCTTGAAAGTGAGTATAACTTTTCACTTGTCATATTATCTATAATTATTGCCTGTAGTGCCTCTTATACCGCACTTTCTTTGAATGAAAGAATTCAACAAAATAGCTTCTTTCATCGTTTTATTTGGATTGGATTAGCTTCCGTAGCCATGGGCTTTGGCATTTGGTCCATGCATTTTATTGGGATGGGTGCAATTAATCTTCCATTTGATATGCAATACGACCCTTTTGTAACGCTCCTTTCAATTTGCCCTGCCTTAATCGCATCGCTTTTAGCCTTTTATATAGCTAATCGCCAGAAAAAGAGCATCTTTGCCTTTATTATTTCTGGAGTCGTTATGGGATTGGGCATATCAACGATGCATTATATGGGCATGGCCGCAATGAAAATGGAGGTTCATCATGCCTATAGGCCTGGGATATTTACAGGATCCATTGTGATAGCAATGACTGTTTCCTTCGTTGCACTTTACATTTTCTCTTCATTGCAACGTTTGATGGACCGTAGATTGATCAAAATCGTGACAAGCTTAATCATGGGCTTAGCGATTTCTAGTATGTACTATACCGGGATGGCTTCTGTTGTTTTTTATGTAGATGCTAACACAGTGATTTCTACAAACCACTCTCATGAAAATCATACATGGATTCTAGTGCTTGCGGTTACCATTGGAACTTCCGTTTTGCTTATTCTATCTAGTTTATCTGGCGCATTGGATCGATACGTTGATTACCGAATGAACTTTTTTGATCCATTAACGAAGCTTCCGAACCGACGTCAGTTTGAAAGGACCATTCATCAACTATTACATGCTAATACAGTAGCTGTTCTTCATATTCATGATCTAGAAAAATGGAATATTGGATATGGATACAAATTTGGAGATAGAATTCTTACTGAAGTAAGTCAGTTACTATTGCAGTTAAATTCCACTTCTTTAGAGGTGTACAGAGTAGAAGGCAACCGATTTGCTTTTATTTGTAAGGAAGAATCAAATGAAAGACTCAAATTAACATTAGAGAGAGTTTCTTCTATTTTAAAAGTTCCTTTACAGTTCGATGACCATACTGTTCTTGTTAATACCGTCTGTGCAATAGCTGTTAAGGAAAACAATGAAACCGCAAGCCAGCTTTATGCTAATGCGGTTGCAGTCCTGCATCACCCGTCAATTGAGTATAATAATCAAATCGTTGAGTATGATCCGAAGATCCATACGTATAACTTTGAACAGCGCCTCTTGTCTGATATTGATTTGGCTATGGAGAAAGATCATTTGTATCTAGTGTATCAACCAAAAATTAATGCCTCTTCTCAGGAAATCTCAGGTGTCGAAGCACTCATTCGATGGAATCACCCGGTTCATGGCTTTCTATCACCCGGTCTGTTTATTCCTGCATTGGAGAAAAGTGGAAAAATGTTTAATGTGACTGATTGGGTCATTGATAAAGTATGTCAGCAGCTCGATCAGTGGAATAAAGACGGTCATCCTGTATTACACGTAGCTGTTAATATCCCTGGCACCTATATCACATCAGCTAGACTGTTAAAAACTCTTAATCATTGTGTGGATAAATATGATATTTTGGCAAAAAATATCGAACTAGAAATCACCGAAACGAGCGTGGTAAGTGATATTAAAAATGCGATACGGGCAGTTGGAGACATACGAAAACAAGGGTTTTCTGTAGCTCTTGATGACTTCGGTACAGGTGTTTCCTCATTGTCGTATTTAAAAAGATTACCCATTTCCACGTTAAAAATTGATAAATCCTTTGTAGACGGTGTACCAGAGTCTAAAAAAGAATCTGCGATTATTACCGCTATTGTCTCTCTCTGTCATTCATTGGACATTGAAACCGTCGTTGAAGGGGTAGAAAATGTGAAGCAATTCAACTATTTAACCTCCCTGCCCAAGAGCCCAACCATTCAGGGCTTCTATTTTGCAAAACCAATGAAACAAGAGGAACTAATCTCTTGGATGAAGCAGTTCCATTCGCAATGTAATGAAGTTACACCTTCTTTTTAA
- a CDS encoding DUF3896 family protein produces the protein MNYDELKHDIALKIEGLQRRLEDPDLTPSESEMIQNMIDNYQYISELAEMNYYHRGLQ, from the coding sequence ATGAATTATGATGAACTCAAACACGACATCGCTTTGAAAATTGAGGGTTTACAAAGAAGATTAGAAGACCCAGATTTAACACCCTCCGAATCGGAAATGATTCAGAATATGATTGACAACTACCAGTATATTTCAGAACTTGCGGAAATGAATTATTATCATAGAGGATTGCAATAG
- a CDS encoding AAA family ATPase: protein MNKTQKFIETKEYKRFAEFCDACIKYKYIGICYGLPGVGKTLSSRYYSNWDSIEKQIAYKTAKEIGVDANEEILEAKTIFYTAPAVRATKMTEQINLIQGRMNMARTMYKVITLGEEEKYSTNDYEDIDLIIVDEIDRLKMQNLEQLRDIYDRNDIAMILIGMPGIEKRLARYPQLYSRIGFAHEFDKLSKDETHHILEYKWGELGLSIKLEDFSDYEAITSIIKITGGNFRLIQRLFTQIERILEINKLETITTEVVEAARDSLVIGVK from the coding sequence ATGAATAAAACACAAAAGTTTATTGAAACAAAAGAATATAAAAGGTTTGCCGAGTTCTGTGACGCTTGTATAAAATACAAGTACATAGGCATTTGTTATGGATTACCCGGTGTTGGAAAAACATTGTCCTCAAGGTATTATTCAAATTGGGATTCCATCGAAAAACAAATAGCTTATAAAACCGCAAAAGAAATTGGCGTAGACGCAAATGAAGAAATACTTGAAGCCAAAACAATCTTTTATACAGCCCCAGCAGTGCGAGCGACCAAAATGACTGAACAGATTAATCTTATTCAGGGTAGAATGAATATGGCAAGAACTATGTACAAAGTAATCACTTTGGGAGAAGAAGAAAAGTATTCCACTAATGATTATGAAGACATTGACTTGATTATTGTTGATGAAATTGACCGTTTAAAAATGCAAAATTTAGAACAACTTAGGGATATTTATGATAGGAATGATATAGCAATGATACTAATTGGGATGCCCGGCATTGAAAAACGACTAGCTCGGTACCCCCAACTTTACTCTAGAATTGGATTCGCTCATGAATTTGATAAACTTAGTAAAGATGAAACCCATCATATCTTGGAATATAAATGGGGAGAGTTAGGACTTTCAATAAAACTTGAAGACTTTTCCGATTATGAAGCAATAACCAGTATAATAAAAATTACCGGCGGGAACTTCAGGCTCATACAGAGACTGTTCACTCAGATTGAAAGAATACTTGAAATTAATAAGCTTGAAACAATAACAACAGAAGTTGTTGAAGCCGCACGGGATAGCTTGGTAATCGGGGTCAAGTAA